From Aspergillus luchuensis IFO 4308 DNA, chromosome 2, nearly complete sequence:
GATACGCCTGaaagagtggtggtggtttccaTCCTATCTCACCCGCAGCAGGCTTCTCGTCACCTGTTTTCGCACGGGACTTGGAGGGAAGCCTGGACCGTTGAGATGCTGTCGTTATCGGCGAGGTGGGGAGTGTAGCTGTCGAAACGGTAGTCTTCGGCGTGGCAACAGCTGTGGGTGATTGGATCACCGGAGCTGTTTCGGTTGCAGGATGtgtgctttgctgctgcaattCATCGATGCCCGTGAGCTTAGCATCGCTGGGTTGTTTCCGCGAAGACTTGTCGCGTCCGAAGATGTTCCGCAGACTGGACTTCGATGTTTGGCGCTTAACCGGTGTGGCCTGCAATGGGACTCTTTCACCTGCCTCCGTATCACCCTGGAAGTCCGTGGGCCGTGGACGCTGTGGTCTGCCGGGTGGAACCTCCACTGGACGTGCGGTTGGGCGACTGAAGTTGGTCTGTAGAGGGGCCAATCGCTGGCCTCTGCGCTCGCTGACCGATTGTTGAGGGGAATGAATATCCAACGTCATCCTTAGTCAGACCTCGACTGTATGTCCTGAAGGCGGACGTCGGAATGCCTGCTGTCTAGAAAAGGTTGGGATGggtatatagtaaataaaatcacGCGCATCAATTGATCGCAGCAAGTTTGGGTATAATTAACGAATGAATAGATAAATGAAGGGTGCTAACAATGAGTGCCTCATTGATCGATAAGGAAAGATTGTGGTGCttgaaaataagaaaagtgTCATCGCAAGCTGACGATGATAACTCAAGCATAGATCATATCCGACCGTGTAGGGCACAGCAAAAAGTTGTTTGTAAAGGAAAGATCTCGGATAGGTGTGGTATATTGCACCCGACGTGAATCCGTGGTGGACGGCGAGTACGAATTGAACTCGAGGTCTTGTCTTGGGGCGTGCGCGACAGGGAGTGACGAAGTGGCCGTGTGGGATCAACAGACAACCAAATCAGGGAAAGAGATTGGGAGTCAAACACACGTCATAGTCGGCAATTAGAGTGTGGAGGCCCGTAATTGATAGATTGCGAGAAGACCCAGGgagcgaaagagagaagaagaattgaagcagaagtagtaatagtagtagtaatgtgTATGAGCGTGATTGTGTGaacgagaaaagagaaggaggagatggaagtgtgacaaagaaaaaaacggACCAACGCGAAACAAGACGAAACAGGCTCCAGGCAGGCCAGCAGCGCAAAGTTTCTGGgattaaattagattattgATTGCCCGTCCATAGAACCTGCCCCGTCGGGCCTAGCCAGCGACTAGAGGGCTAGTGGTGATGACAAGCAGATCTGAAACGGTCTGCGCGCGCAAGCGAACCCCCTgagtggaggggagggggattgGCTGAGCTGGGGATGGgctggagagaaagaaggagggttGAGAGATGAGATCGTATGGAGTAAGATAGATTCGCACAAAATCATACCAAGCAGTATGTGATGTGAATGCGCGACCTGCATCTCTCCCGCCACCCAAGTTGATCACCCAACCCAACATATCCACTCCTCCCTCGGGGGAAAGAATCCATTATGAAATTGGAGAGTCATGTTGATGCCCCTGAACTGAGCCAAACCTTACGGTCCCCACTTTCCGGGCAACGGTTGTCGGTTGATGAGCGAACTAGAGGCCTCAAGAGGGGGTGGAATTCGGTTAGTCGTGTTTGATTTTCTCCGGATGATGAACACATCAAGTGCAAAcattggagaaggggggaaaggatggaGGAATGGAGAAATGCTTACCTGCAGAGTGACAGGATGTCCGTGTCAGATTAGATGTCGGTAGTATAAGTTGAGTTGGTTGCATTTGGTTTTTGTTCTTCACACATCGGGTCGGCATCTGGTTGGATGGCCTGACCCGAGAACAGGCACAAGAGTGGCACATTCCAGCCATTTTTCTCAGCTGAAAGTTCGACTAGACTGACTTAGTACAAAGTAGCTTGACTGACTGGCTGGAGTGGATTGATTGTTGAACTACGCCTTTTTTGTTTATTGTCCACGAGGAACATAAGCGCTGACTAAGGGgccacccccctctctccccctcccttgtTTTGATTGtttgaataataaatcaGATGATAATCAATCATTTTAATCAATTTGGCTATCATGGGAATATTCCGCTGGCAAGTCACTAATCAATACCAATCAATCACACTCAATATTAACATGAATCTCCCCTCAGCTCCTTACGCCACACAAttcccccattcccatccaACAATGGGATTGGGATTAGTCTCGACCCGGAGCGCACTTTTTCCCCTGTCCTTGTTCCACCGACCCCATCAGCTCCGCTGCCTCGTCGCAATGCTGCGCCATTTCCAAGTCCTTCTCACTTAAGCCCCGAGGGTGGTGGGTAGTCCAGTGGATATCGACCGATCCGATTCTCTATGATGATTCCAAATCAGCCTCAATCATAACCATTTCACTTCACgccccctttttttcctccctGTGATAGGTCACACTTACCACAGTCATGGTAGGATGGTGCTTCTTGGTCGAACTCTGCGATGCGACCACGTTGACAAAGCTCTGCAAATAAATCCCAAATCGGTCAGATCACCTTGCGCCCATATCATATCTAACACATCGAAGGGAGGGGCGGAAAAcagggggaggatgagggggcCAACATACCACCGCCTTGAAGTACGACTTGAAATAGAAGGTCTTCTTCACGCCCtgtccatcctcatccagcacCCATCCCTGTTCCTGCAGCGTCTGCAATCCCTGGCGCGCCTGTTCGGGGTTGGTCCCCTCTGCAAACTGTGGGTCCGCCATCGTCGAGGCGTGGCGGCGCAAAGCTATCCGATATGAaggggtggtgttggggaggttggAGGTGTAGGTGTTGAAAGTGGTCGCCGCAGCACGAGGTCCGAGgcggtgggaggagggagggataacgcgagaagaagagggtcgTAGATGGTAATGGCGGCGAAAGCAGTAACGCTGGAGGCGAGTGACCACCGCTCGGGGCTGCCGAATTGCCCTAGATACGTGGTCCATGCTGAGCGGTGGTAGAGAAGGGTAGATCAGACTATCTGCATAGCTGGCGCCGTCGAGTTATCGCAGCAACAGCTCTCACTAAGCATCGCTCCGCGGCCACCGACCGTCTGTGGCACGTGACTGGGGGTGGCTGCGGACGGGTCGATCTCCCGCGGCAAGCGAATCGCCTGCATCCGCCGTGAAGTGCTCTTTCGCCACAATGCGCTGGTCGATGAATAGTTTCATACTGCCCACATGACCCCCCTGCTTGGTACATCGATTATCTCAAGTCAGCCTCCTGCTTCCTGCACTATTCTCTATAATTAGATGTTGAGCACAATGTCAGCGTTTGGTTCGCTAAACCCCTGGAGCATATACCATGATGAGACCAGATACAGTGCGTTCTTGTCAAGACCAACAAGCATCGCGAGAATCCTCTGATCAAGAATATCTCCCTTAGGAAAACCAGTCCTATACGCACTTATAGATGAAGGGAGCCATAGAAAGCATTGAAATCCCTTGAGTCATTCAATAGGAAGAAGCCAACCAATCCCCTTACATCCCCGGCAATACCACCCGAAGGACCCATCCACCGTTCGACGGGGCACCACATTCGATTCATTCTAGAAAAGCCGACGAATGTTTCAAAACTCCAGATGGCAGAAACATGTGATTCCCCAAGGGCCTGTAGATCTCCCGCAGGCGTACCTGCATCAATCAATGCATGAGAATCAGTGAGGAGTCTGATCTTTCAGACGGCGAGAAGCAAAGCACAGAAGCACCAGTGCCACTACACTCGGGTCCGGTAAGATGATAGCATCGAGCTAGACCATGTCGACAATTAGCCAAGCGCTGTAAGAGGTATCCATCCCAGGGATCGGGGGAGGGTATTCCGAGACTGCCGAATCCGATGCTCCCGTCCGGATCCAGATGCAAGGTCGGTGTCTCCACATTCCAACCATCGGCATGGTTCGGTCATTGCAGATGACCGCCATCTGAATCTGTTCGGTACTGCTTGACTTGGTCCTCCATGGTTCTGCTCCCGCTTGGTTGCACCGTCTGGTTGCATCCCACCGATCCTTATCTCTGTCGCGATCGTGCGGGACCGGTATAGGTTAATGGGATTTTATACTTTAGATATTGAATGGTTTCCAATggtatctttttatttcttgattGTcccaggaaaagaagaaacccCGATCTAGGATTTCTTCGAGGGTAAGACCGCGAACGGCCGAGCCTGCAAAAGCTCATAGCTACACGTTTGAGCCAGCCAGAAATGGCAACAGCTAACCAAGACAGCCCAAGCAGTAGAAAGCTAACCTAGTACTAGTACATGTtccaaaaagcaaagcaaagctaATACGTCTCTCATTACTTCCCGAGCCAGCGCCTTGCCTAGAACTGAAAATGAATGTTGCGCATATACTATTGGGTATTGTAGGCCCAACCGTTTTCGGACAGAATATATAAGGGACAGGTCCGTGGATGGTAAAGAGTAAAGCAAACAACGTTTATGACCTGCAAAGGCATCGGCCATGATTGGTATCAACGCTCATTAATCGTCTCAGTGACATCGTAAAAATGTATCCGAGCGGCTCATGTCGCATGCGTAACAAATTCGGCATAAGAGCTCAGCGAGAAAGACTGTTTCTCCGTGAGTTGACACGGGAGTTGACGTTCGACGCTGGGCGGGATGCTATGTAGCTGCCAGGACGACTCCCAAGCGTATGACGAATGCGCAAGTTCTGTTGCGAGCGTGCAAAGGAATTTGCCCTTGAACCGGAAGGAATCTTAGACAGCCGTCGCCCGTGAGTCTGAAGCTCGACTCTCGCATCGGACAGCTGCTGGGCAAATGGCGACCGCTTGCGGAGTGTTGGTCCGTACCAGTAGATGACGTATACTGCAATGACCAGGAGGAAAGAGATACAGACTGGAGGAAAGGCCGTTAGTGTCCCATATCCCCAGACGCAGGGCACATCAATGATAAGACTCACATAGAATGGTAGACGCGTATTCCAGGTGATATTTCCCGCCAATGTCTAAAGTCATTTGTTAGAATCCCACATAAACTGCGACGTTATTATTGTTACTTACTTTCAAAGAATGGTGTGGCAGGGATGGTGAGCACACCAGCCAAGAAGTCTCGAGACCATCCGTTGCCGCCCGTTGCGGAAGCCGAGTACGGTCCGTATGCGCAGATCATATAATCGATAGTGGCCATGTAGATGCTGTAGTTGGCAATACCGACGATTGCAGAGAACACCATGCTTCCAATCCAGTGAACAGGGGGTCCCAAACTGGTCCACGCAAACCCAATCAAGCCAATAGGCAAGCAGGGTGCAGTATAGAGAAGGAACCAAAGTCGAGATTCGTACTGAGCCCGC
This genomic window contains:
- a CDS encoding 4a-hydroxytetrahydrobiopterin dehydratase (COG:S;~EggNog:ENOG410PYV0;~InterPro:IPR001533,IPR036428;~PFAM:PF01329;~go_function: GO:0008124 - 4-alpha-hydroxytetrahydrobiopterin dehydratase activity [Evidence IEA];~go_process: GO:0006729 - tetrahydrobiopterin biosynthetic process [Evidence IEA]); amino-acid sequence: MDHVSRAIRQPRAVVTRLQRYCFRRHYHLRPSSSRVIPPSSHRLGPRAAATTFNTYTSNLPNTTPSYRIALRRHASTMADPQFAEGTNPEQARQGLQTLQEQGWVLDEDGQGVKKTFYFKSYFKAVSFVNVVASQSSTKKHHPTMTVRIGSVDIHWTTHHPRGLSEKDLEMAQHCDEAAELMGSVEQGQGKKCAPGRD